The following are encoded in a window of Kaistia algarum genomic DNA:
- the yacG gene encoding DNA gyrase inhibitor YacG, protein MTDRTSDTPPKRAEIVPLRPPRPCPICSQESTRAAYPFCSKRCKDLDLHRWFSGAYAIPAVEADSEDDEAEG, encoded by the coding sequence ATGACGGACAGGACATCGGATACGCCGCCGAAACGCGCTGAGATCGTGCCCTTGCGGCCGCCGCGGCCTTGTCCGATCTGCAGCCAGGAATCGACGCGGGCCGCCTATCCGTTCTGTTCGAAGCGCTGCAAGGATCTCGATCTCCACCGCTGGTTCTCGGGCGCCTATGCGATTCCCGCGGTGGAAGCCGACAGCGAGGACGACGAGGCGGAAGGCTGA
- a CDS encoding DUF805 domain-containing protein — translation MNILGAIGFNLRNVARFRGRDSRSRFWPYAILIVVLTSISAAKVMMPELTSSIERTHRFAIENPDKATIESHAGGYTVHLRGFYPELMPRLDKILPGLAAVLGVGVILLAASISRRLHDSGRTAAWMLLPIPMLVIGLVLFATLFAVFMAGEFEFNFLFIGLFVVLLLNNFAYLGSLLFLIAMLAKPSQTGDNLYGPAPATPT, via the coding sequence ATGAATATTCTAGGCGCCATCGGCTTCAATCTACGAAACGTGGCTCGTTTCCGAGGAAGGGATTCGCGATCCCGCTTCTGGCCCTACGCCATATTGATCGTGGTCCTGACGTCGATTTCTGCAGCGAAAGTCATGATGCCGGAGCTGACGAGCTCGATTGAACGCACACATCGCTTCGCGATCGAAAACCCTGACAAGGCAACTATCGAGTCGCATGCCGGTGGATACACCGTCCATCTCCGGGGATTCTATCCGGAATTGATGCCGCGACTCGACAAGATTCTGCCCGGGCTCGCCGCGGTGCTGGGCGTCGGCGTCATCTTGCTGGCGGCATCGATATCCCGCCGTCTGCATGACAGCGGCAGGACAGCGGCTTGGATGTTGTTGCCGATCCCGATGCTGGTGATTGGCTTGGTTCTCTTTGCTACTCTATTCGCCGTCTTCATGGCGGGCGAGTTCGAGTTCAACTTTCTATTCATCGGCCTTTTTGTTGTGTTGTTGCTCAACAACTTCGCCTATCTCGGCTCGCTCCTCTTCCTGATCGCCATGCTCGCCAAGCCCAGCCAGACCGGCGACAACCTATACGGGCCCGCGCCTGCGACCCCAACATAG
- a CDS encoding NAD(P)/FAD-dependent oxidoreductase produces MKTRILILGAGFGGLELSTSLSEALGDSIDVTLIDKAEGLVFGFAKLDLMFGRSSEAAIRHPYADYAKPGVRLLREAVTAIDPESRRVTTDKGVHEADILVVALGADYDVSGTPGVVLGRNEFYSVAGAAHIASVLPGFTGGDVVIGVCGAPYKCPPAPSECALMLHDYLVARGLREATRITYVNPLPSPVPPSPETSKALLEEFARRAITFIPNTRVTAVDEGARSVALDNGGSLPCDLFLGVPKNRAADVVVAAGMTENGWVPVDPRTLQTKYAGVYAVGDLANTGAPKAGVFAEGAARAVAANIISQLRREEETAKNPGAGSCYIEFGANRIARVDVDFFSGPKPTGTFYQPSEALRVDKEHFGSSRRARWFGR; encoded by the coding sequence ATGAAGACCCGCATTCTCATCCTCGGAGCCGGCTTTGGCGGGCTGGAGCTTTCGACTTCCCTTTCCGAAGCGCTAGGTGACAGTATCGACGTAACCCTGATCGACAAGGCCGAGGGCTTGGTCTTCGGTTTTGCCAAGCTCGATCTGATGTTCGGACGATCGAGCGAGGCAGCGATCCGCCATCCCTATGCCGACTACGCCAAGCCCGGTGTCCGGCTCTTGCGCGAAGCTGTCACCGCGATCGATCCTGAATCGCGGCGTGTCACGACTGACAAAGGCGTGCACGAAGCCGATATTCTGGTGGTGGCGCTCGGCGCCGATTATGACGTTTCCGGCACGCCAGGGGTCGTTCTTGGCAGGAACGAGTTCTACTCGGTCGCCGGTGCGGCGCATATCGCCAGCGTCCTGCCAGGCTTCACGGGCGGTGATGTGGTGATTGGCGTCTGCGGTGCTCCTTATAAATGCCCGCCGGCGCCCAGCGAATGCGCGCTGATGCTGCACGACTATCTCGTGGCGCGCGGGCTGCGCGAGGCAACGCGCATCACCTATGTCAATCCGCTGCCCTCCCCGGTGCCACCCTCTCCGGAAACCTCGAAGGCGCTGCTCGAGGAATTCGCCAGGCGTGCCATCACCTTCATCCCCAACACGCGCGTCACCGCCGTCGATGAGGGCGCACGCAGCGTGGCACTGGACAATGGCGGATCGCTACCCTGCGATCTCTTCCTCGGCGTGCCGAAGAACCGTGCCGCCGATGTCGTCGTCGCAGCTGGCATGACCGAAAATGGCTGGGTGCCAGTCGATCCGCGCACGCTGCAGACCAAATACGCCGGCGTCTATGCGGTAGGCGACCTGGCCAATACCGGGGCGCCCAAGGCGGGCGTCTTTGCCGAGGGCGCCGCCCGCGCCGTCGCCGCCAACATCATCTCGCAGCTCCGCCGGGAGGAGGAGACGGCCAAGAATCCCGGCGCCGGATCCTGCTACATCGAGTTCGGTGCCAATCGCATCGCGCGGGTGGATGTCGATTTCTTCTCCGGCCCCAAGCCGACAGGCACCTTCTATCAGCCCTCCGAGGCCCTGCGGGTCGACAAGGAGCATTTCGGCTCAAGCCGCCGGGCGCGCTGGTTCGGCCGGTAG